A genomic window from Microbacterium sp. H1-D42 includes:
- a CDS encoding TlyA family RNA methyltransferase codes for MTRLDAALAARGLARSRTHAAILIADGLVSVDGRAVIKPSTPVTDATVIAVDGGDHYVSRGAHKLIAALDGFGVPVEGRLALDMGASTGGFTQVLLERGARRVLAVDVGHDQLAPQLASDPAVVAVEGFNVRHMTARTLSEATGEATRPDLVVGDLSFISLALVLPAVAETAAPHSDILLLVKPQFEVGRTAVKGGLVTSPVARIDAVERILWRAHDSGLGTLGILPSPLLGTHGNAEYLVHLAPGRGTDPSEWTDQIAHVAGGR; via the coding sequence ATGACCCGGCTCGATGCGGCCCTCGCGGCGCGTGGCCTCGCTCGGTCGCGCACCCACGCCGCGATCCTGATCGCCGACGGACTCGTGAGCGTCGACGGCCGTGCGGTCATCAAGCCCTCCACCCCGGTCACAGACGCCACCGTGATCGCGGTCGACGGCGGAGACCACTACGTCAGCCGCGGCGCCCACAAGCTGATCGCCGCACTCGACGGGTTCGGCGTGCCGGTCGAAGGGCGCCTCGCGCTCGACATGGGCGCGTCCACCGGCGGCTTCACCCAGGTGCTGCTGGAGCGCGGCGCGCGCCGCGTGCTCGCAGTCGACGTCGGTCACGATCAGCTGGCCCCGCAACTGGCATCCGACCCCGCCGTCGTCGCGGTCGAAGGATTCAACGTCCGCCACATGACGGCGCGCACGCTGTCCGAGGCCACCGGCGAGGCCACAAGGCCCGACCTCGTCGTCGGCGACCTGTCATTCATCTCGCTCGCGCTCGTCCTGCCTGCCGTCGCCGAGACCGCCGCACCGCACTCCGACATCCTGCTGCTGGTCAAGCCGCAGTTCGAGGTGGGCCGCACCGCCGTCAAGGGCGGTCTGGTCACCAGCCCCGTCGCACGCATCGATGCCGTCGAACGCATCCTGTGGCGCGCCCACGACTCCGGACTGGGCACCCTCGGCATCCTGCCGTCACCGCTGCTCGGCACGCACGGCAACGCCGAGTACCTGGTGCACCTGGCACCCGGCCGTGGCACGGATCCGTCAGAATGGACGGACCAGATCGCACACGTGGCAGGAGGACGATGA
- a CDS encoding NAD kinase, whose translation MNERRILVVAHAQREDTVAAALRVIDALRDAGATPVLASPDRAELAEVDPRFADVALLGHDVAEDDLELAIVLGGDGTILRAAELVRESGAPVLGINMGHVGFLAEIDRDDMDAAVRRVIDRDYEVEERLALSVRVKDADGSVVYETWALNEATVEKASRERMIEVVIEIDGRPLSSFGCDGMVVSTPTGSTAYNFSAGGPVIWPTVEAIAVVPLSAHALFAKPLVVGPEASVAIEMLDRTDGMGILWCDGRRSHDLPRGARVVVRRSAQPVRLARLHPTAFTNRLVRKFQLPVAGWRGAS comes from the coding sequence ATGAACGAGCGCCGCATCCTGGTCGTCGCCCACGCCCAGCGGGAGGACACCGTCGCCGCGGCTCTGCGCGTCATCGACGCGCTGCGCGACGCCGGAGCGACCCCCGTGCTCGCGAGCCCCGACCGTGCAGAACTGGCCGAGGTCGACCCGCGCTTCGCCGACGTCGCGCTGCTTGGTCACGACGTCGCCGAAGACGACCTCGAGCTGGCCATCGTGCTCGGCGGCGACGGCACGATCCTGCGTGCCGCCGAACTGGTGCGAGAGTCCGGCGCCCCGGTGCTCGGCATCAACATGGGCCATGTCGGGTTCCTCGCCGAGATCGACCGGGATGACATGGATGCCGCCGTGCGCCGCGTCATCGACCGCGACTACGAGGTCGAGGAGCGTCTCGCGCTGTCTGTGCGCGTGAAGGATGCCGATGGCTCGGTCGTCTACGAGACATGGGCGCTCAACGAGGCCACGGTCGAGAAGGCCAGTCGTGAGCGGATGATCGAGGTGGTCATCGAGATCGATGGCCGTCCGCTGTCGAGCTTCGGCTGCGATGGCATGGTCGTGTCCACTCCCACCGGGTCCACGGCCTACAACTTCTCTGCCGGCGGTCCGGTGATCTGGCCCACCGTCGAGGCGATCGCCGTGGTGCCGCTGTCGGCGCACGCGCTGTTCGCGAAGCCTCTGGTGGTGGGACCTGAGGCGTCCGTCGCCATCGAGATGCTCGATCGCACCGACGGCATGGGCATCCTGTGGTGCGACGGGCGCCGCTCGCACGACCTGCCCCGCGGAGCCCGCGTCGTCGTGCGCCGCTCCGCACAGCCCGTGCGGCTCGCACGACTGCATCCCACCGCCTTCACCAACCGTCTGGTGCGCAAGTTCCAACTGCCCGTCGCCGGCTGGCGGGGCGCCTCATGA
- the recN gene encoding DNA repair protein RecN: MIDEMRIRGLGVIDDAVLPLGPGFTAVTGETGAGKTMVVTGLGLLLGARADTSAIRAGAAQASVAGVWMVPKTGAVADIVTDAGGELEPAGDAAELYVSRTLSAEGRSRASVGGRPAPAAVLAALAEELVVVHGQSEQLRLRSAVAQRDALDRFGGQRIGDAVTRYSECFRAWRELDAEITELTENRDRRAAEAAQLREQLAEIEQLEPDAGEDVALNERAERLANAEELRLAASVARSALSSEDDEPDVSGLLAEARRSLERGADPQLAGIAETLTDLGYRAADLALQLSGYLADLDESGPHELAAVEERRAAIGGLIRQHGSLDAALEIWRTGSLRLAELDDDGDRIERLTAEAERARGELDSAADELTATRTEAAGRLSEAVTEELHALAMPDARFEVRVSPGAESSHGRDDVALLLAPHPGAEPRSVSRGASGGELSRVMLAIEVVIAGTDPVPTFVFDEVDAGIGGAAAIEVGRRLAQLARTSQVIAVTHLAQVAAFATNHLSVVKSNDGAVTASSVSRLSGEEREAEMARLLSGLADSDAALSHARELLSLGTSTN; encoded by the coding sequence ATGATCGACGAGATGCGCATCCGCGGACTCGGCGTCATCGACGATGCCGTGCTGCCACTGGGCCCCGGATTCACCGCCGTCACCGGCGAGACGGGCGCAGGCAAGACCATGGTCGTCACGGGGCTCGGCCTGCTGCTCGGCGCCCGCGCCGACACTTCAGCGATCCGGGCAGGCGCGGCACAGGCATCCGTCGCCGGGGTCTGGATGGTGCCGAAGACCGGAGCCGTCGCCGACATCGTCACCGACGCCGGCGGCGAACTCGAACCGGCGGGCGACGCCGCCGAATTGTACGTCTCGCGCACGCTCAGCGCCGAGGGTCGCAGTCGCGCCAGTGTCGGCGGCCGCCCGGCGCCCGCCGCCGTGCTCGCCGCCCTCGCCGAGGAACTCGTCGTCGTGCACGGGCAGTCAGAGCAGCTGCGGCTGCGCTCGGCCGTCGCGCAGCGCGACGCCCTCGACCGCTTCGGTGGGCAGCGCATCGGCGACGCCGTGACGCGATACTCGGAGTGCTTCCGCGCATGGCGCGAGTTGGATGCCGAGATCACCGAACTCACCGAGAACCGTGACCGTCGTGCCGCGGAAGCCGCCCAGCTGCGCGAGCAGCTCGCCGAGATCGAACAGCTCGAGCCGGATGCCGGTGAGGACGTCGCGCTGAACGAGCGCGCCGAGCGGCTGGCGAACGCCGAGGAGCTGCGCCTGGCAGCATCCGTCGCCCGCTCCGCGCTCTCCAGCGAAGACGACGAGCCCGACGTGTCCGGCCTGCTGGCCGAAGCCCGCCGTTCCCTGGAGCGCGGCGCGGACCCTCAGCTGGCTGGGATCGCGGAGACCCTCACCGACCTCGGCTATCGCGCTGCCGACCTCGCGCTGCAGCTGTCCGGCTACCTGGCCGACCTCGACGAATCCGGCCCGCACGAACTCGCCGCGGTCGAGGAGCGCCGCGCCGCGATCGGCGGGCTCATCCGTCAGCACGGATCGCTCGACGCGGCGCTGGAGATCTGGCGCACAGGTTCGCTGCGTCTGGCCGAACTCGACGACGACGGTGACCGCATCGAACGGCTCACCGCCGAGGCCGAGCGCGCCCGCGGCGAGCTCGACTCGGCAGCAGATGAGCTGACCGCGACGCGCACCGAGGCCGCCGGCCGGCTCTCCGAAGCCGTGACGGAAGAGCTGCACGCCCTCGCGATGCCCGATGCCCGCTTCGAGGTCAGGGTGTCGCCAGGAGCGGAGTCCAGCCACGGCCGCGACGACGTCGCCCTGCTGCTCGCGCCGCACCCGGGTGCCGAGCCGCGCTCGGTCTCGCGCGGTGCGTCGGGCGGTGAGCTGTCGCGCGTGATGCTCGCGATCGAGGTGGTCATCGCCGGCACTGATCCTGTGCCGACGTTCGTCTTCGACGAGGTGGATGCCGGGATCGGCGGCGCCGCTGCGATCGAGGTCGGCCGCAGGCTGGCGCAGCTGGCTCGCACGTCGCAGGTGATCGCGGTCACCCACCTCGCTCAGGTCGCGGCCTTCGCGACCAATCACCTCTCGGTCGTGAAGTCCAACGACGGGGCAGTGACCGCATCCAGCGTGTCGCGGCTGTCGGGGGAGGAACGCGAGGCCGAGATGGCCAGACTGCTCTCCGGGCTCGCTGATTCCGACGCCGCACTCAGCCACGCCCGAGAGCTGCTCAGCCTCGGCACCAGCACGAACTGA
- a CDS encoding CTP synthase, with amino-acid sequence MNSSAAGPENDTTSTTKHIFVTGGVVSSLGKGLTAASLGNLLTARGLRVVMQKLDPYLNVDPGTMNPFEHGEVFVTDDGAETDLDIGHYERFLDINLTQSANVTTGQIYSQVIARERRGDYLGATVQVIPHITDEIKRRMRLQATEEPRPDVIITEVGGTVGDIESQPFLEAARQLRHELGRDSVFFVHVSLVPFMGASGEQKTKPTQHSVAALRQVGIQPDALVLRSDRPVSVSNRNKIALMCDVDNEGVINTVDLPSIYDIPSTLNEQGLDSYIIRRLGLDQKAGEVDWTRWNQVLHAVHNPKHEVTIGLVGKYIDLPDAYLSVTEALKAGGFAQETKVGVRWVPSDSCETPEGAAKALGDLDAICVPGGFGIRGIEGKVGALRFAREQGIPALGLCLGLQMMVVEYARHVAGITGASSTEFDPETPEPVIATMAEQVEILEGGDLGGTMRLGLYEAALAEGSLARELYGSATASERHRHRYEVNNAYRARLSDAGLVFSGLNPDLDLVEYVELPTDVHPFYIATQAHPELRSRPTAPHPLFRGLVGAAIERHRASELFSEDD; translated from the coding sequence ATGAACTCTTCTGCAGCGGGACCCGAGAACGACACCACATCCACCACGAAGCACATCTTCGTGACAGGCGGTGTCGTTTCGTCTTTGGGTAAGGGACTCACCGCCGCCAGCCTCGGAAACCTGCTCACTGCGCGCGGTCTGCGCGTGGTCATGCAGAAGCTGGACCCGTATCTGAACGTGGACCCAGGCACCATGAACCCGTTCGAGCACGGCGAGGTCTTCGTCACCGATGACGGCGCCGAGACCGACCTCGACATCGGCCACTACGAGCGCTTCCTCGACATCAACCTGACGCAGTCGGCCAACGTCACCACCGGCCAGATCTACTCGCAGGTGATCGCGCGTGAGCGCCGCGGCGACTACCTCGGCGCCACCGTGCAGGTCATCCCGCACATCACCGACGAGATCAAGCGCCGCATGCGCCTGCAGGCCACCGAAGAGCCCCGCCCCGACGTCATCATCACCGAGGTCGGCGGCACGGTCGGTGACATCGAGTCGCAGCCGTTCCTCGAGGCCGCGCGTCAGCTGCGCCACGAGCTCGGCCGCGACAGCGTGTTCTTCGTGCACGTTTCGCTGGTGCCGTTCATGGGCGCCTCCGGCGAGCAGAAGACCAAGCCGACGCAGCACTCGGTCGCCGCCCTCCGTCAGGTCGGCATCCAGCCGGACGCGCTGGTGCTGCGCAGCGACCGTCCGGTGAGCGTCAGCAACCGCAACAAGATCGCGCTGATGTGCGACGTCGACAACGAGGGCGTCATCAACACCGTCGACCTGCCCAGCATCTACGACATCCCGTCGACGCTGAACGAGCAGGGTCTCGACTCGTACATCATCCGCCGCCTCGGCCTTGACCAGAAGGCCGGCGAGGTCGACTGGACCCGCTGGAACCAGGTGCTGCACGCCGTGCACAACCCCAAGCACGAGGTCACCATCGGTCTGGTCGGCAAGTACATCGACCTGCCTGATGCCTACCTGTCGGTGACGGAAGCGCTCAAGGCCGGCGGTTTCGCGCAGGAGACGAAGGTAGGCGTCCGCTGGGTGCCGTCGGACTCGTGCGAGACGCCGGAGGGCGCAGCCAAGGCCCTCGGCGACCTCGACGCGATCTGCGTGCCAGGTGGGTTCGGCATCCGCGGCATCGAGGGCAAGGTCGGTGCACTGCGCTTCGCCCGTGAGCAGGGCATCCCGGCCCTCGGCCTGTGCCTCGGTCTGCAGATGATGGTCGTCGAGTACGCCCGCCACGTCGCCGGCATCACCGGCGCCTCGTCGACAGAGTTCGACCCCGAGACCCCCGAGCCCGTCATCGCGACGATGGCGGAGCAGGTCGAGATCCTCGAAGGCGGAGACCTCGGCGGCACCATGCGCCTCGGCCTGTACGAGGCCGCGCTGGCAGAGGGATCCCTTGCTCGTGAGCTGTACGGCTCGGCGACGGCATCCGAGCGTCACCGGCACCGCTACGAGGTCAACAACGCCTACCGCGCGCGCCTTTCGGATGCAGGCTTGGTGTTCTCCGGACTGAACCCCGACCTCGATCTCGTCGAGTACGTCGAGCTGCCGACCGATGTGCACCCGTTCTACATCGCCACCCAGGCGCACCCCGAGCTGCGCTCGCGCCCGACGGCACCGCACCCGCTGTTCCGCGGACTGGTCGGGGCCGCCATCGAGCGGCACCGCGCCAGCGAGCTGTTCAGCGAAGATGACTGA
- a CDS encoding NUDIX hydrolase, whose translation MTDQVLRDEPFQPKVIDSDLVYQGRVWDVRSDRVAYGDGEIVRQYVAHTGAVAIVALDDQDRVLLIQQYRHPIRHRDWELPAGLLDVPGEEPLLAAQRELAEEADVTAAHWEHLVSSWTTPGGNDEMIHVFLATGLSPAETAHAREDEEADIRVEWVPLSEAADAVLAGRMHNGILSIGVLAAERRLRAQGLLEQG comes from the coding sequence ATGACTGATCAGGTGTTGCGCGACGAGCCGTTCCAGCCCAAGGTCATCGACAGCGACCTCGTCTACCAGGGCCGGGTGTGGGACGTGCGGTCCGACCGGGTGGCCTATGGCGACGGCGAGATCGTGCGCCAGTACGTCGCGCACACCGGTGCGGTCGCGATCGTCGCGCTCGACGATCAGGACCGCGTCCTGCTGATCCAGCAGTACCGGCATCCGATCCGCCACCGCGACTGGGAGCTGCCGGCGGGACTGCTCGACGTGCCGGGGGAGGAGCCTCTCCTCGCCGCGCAGCGAGAGCTCGCCGAAGAGGCCGACGTCACCGCCGCGCACTGGGAGCACCTGGTGTCGTCGTGGACGACACCGGGCGGCAACGACGAGATGATCCACGTCTTCCTCGCCACCGGCCTCTCGCCCGCGGAGACCGCGCATGCTCGCGAGGACGAAGAGGCCGACATCCGCGTCGAGTGGGTGCCGCTGAGCGAGGCGGCGGATGCTGTGCTCGCCGGCCGCATGCACAACGGCATCCTCTCGATCGGCGTGCTCGCGGCGGAACGGCGCCTGCGCGCCCAGGGCCTTCTCGAACAGGGCTGA
- the xerD gene encoding site-specific tyrosine recombinase XerD yields the protein MQLGRALDEYLRHVTIERGLSEHTIAAYRRDLNGYLAWLDARGILTTDAVTATTVTEFIAERSGAEPPPAATSLARLQSAVRGWHRFLVREGIEQDDPSARLRPPKTPQRLPKALTIDQVERLLAAPSADEPIGIRDRALLELLYATGARVSEVVSLDVDDLSYGDVLRLRGKGDKERIVPVGSYARAAVDAYLTRVRPGLAAKGRATATLFLGARGAPLSRQSAWLVIREAAEKVQITVDVSPHTLRHSFATHLLQGGADVRVVQELLGHASVATTQIYTHVSVDTLRDIYATSHPRAR from the coding sequence ATGCAGCTCGGTCGGGCGCTGGACGAGTATCTGCGGCACGTGACGATCGAGCGCGGCCTGTCGGAGCACACCATCGCCGCGTACCGCCGCGACCTGAACGGGTATCTCGCGTGGCTCGATGCGCGCGGGATCCTGACGACGGATGCTGTCACCGCGACCACCGTGACGGAGTTCATCGCCGAGCGGTCCGGCGCCGAACCGCCTCCAGCTGCGACGAGCCTCGCCCGTCTGCAGTCGGCCGTGCGCGGCTGGCACCGATTCCTCGTGAGGGAGGGCATCGAGCAGGACGACCCGTCGGCACGGCTGCGTCCGCCGAAGACCCCGCAGCGACTGCCGAAGGCCCTGACGATCGATCAGGTGGAGCGATTGCTGGCCGCGCCGTCTGCCGACGAGCCCATCGGCATCCGCGATCGCGCACTGCTCGAGCTGCTCTACGCCACCGGCGCCCGCGTCTCGGAGGTCGTCTCGCTGGATGTGGACGACCTCTCCTACGGCGATGTGCTGCGGCTGCGCGGCAAGGGCGACAAGGAGCGCATCGTGCCGGTGGGTTCGTACGCCCGTGCCGCCGTCGACGCGTATCTCACCCGCGTGCGGCCAGGGCTGGCGGCCAAGGGGAGGGCCACCGCGACGCTGTTCCTCGGCGCCCGAGGCGCCCCGCTGTCACGGCAGAGCGCCTGGCTGGTGATCAGAGAGGCCGCAGAGAAGGTCCAGATCACCGTGGATGTCTCACCGCACACGCTGCGGCACTCGTTCGCGACGCACCTGCTGCAGGGCGGTGCCGACGTGCGCGTCGTGCAGGAGCTGCTGGGGCACGCGTCGGTGGCCACGACGCAGATCTACACGCACGTGTCGGTCGACACCCTGCGCGACATCTACGCCACCTCGCATCCTCGAGCCCGCTGA
- a CDS encoding ParA family protein, translating to MGPTGRPYRGFPTPPPLESHGPARIIALCNQKGGVGKTTTAINLAAALAEYGRKVLAVDFDPQGALSAGLGIPTHDVPTVYDLLLDTKRDARGVIVHSAVENLDVLPANIDLSAAEVHLVNEVARETILSRVLRQVAGDYDVILIDCQPSLGLLTVNALTAAHGVVIPLECEFFALRGVALLIETIDKVRDRLNPSITMDGLLATMYDPRTLHSREVLERVVEAFGDDVLETVIGRTVKFPDASVSGVPITEFAPEHAAAQAYLRLARELVARGAVA from the coding sequence ATGGGGCCGACCGGTCGTCCCTATCGAGGATTCCCGACACCACCCCCTCTCGAGTCGCATGGTCCGGCGCGCATCATCGCGCTGTGCAACCAGAAGGGCGGGGTCGGCAAGACGACCACCGCGATCAACCTGGCGGCGGCCCTGGCCGAATACGGACGCAAGGTGCTTGCTGTCGACTTCGACCCGCAGGGTGCCCTGTCGGCCGGCCTCGGCATCCCGACGCACGACGTCCCCACGGTGTACGACCTGCTGCTGGACACCAAGCGCGACGCCAGAGGCGTGATCGTGCACTCCGCCGTCGAGAACCTCGACGTGCTTCCGGCCAACATCGATCTCTCGGCCGCTGAGGTGCACCTCGTCAACGAGGTCGCTCGCGAGACGATCCTCTCGCGCGTGCTGCGTCAGGTCGCGGGCGATTACGACGTGATCCTGATCGACTGCCAGCCCTCACTCGGCCTGCTCACCGTGAACGCGCTGACCGCCGCGCACGGCGTCGTCATCCCGCTGGAGTGCGAGTTCTTCGCGCTCCGAGGCGTGGCGCTGCTGATCGAGACGATCGACAAGGTGCGCGACCGACTGAACCCGTCCATCACGATGGATGGCCTGCTCGCGACGATGTACGACCCGCGCACGCTGCACTCCCGCGAGGTGCTCGAGCGCGTCGTCGAGGCGTTCGGCGACGACGTGCTGGAGACCGTGATCGGCCGCACCGTGAAGTTCCCCGATGCGTCGGTGTCTGGGGTGCCCATCACCGAGTTCGCGCCAGAGCACGCCGCAGCCCAGGCGTACCTGCGTCTGGCGCGGGAGCTGGTCGCCCGTGGCGCCGTCGCCTGA
- a CDS encoding ScpA family protein, with product MAPSPEDVPTIEPATEPETGFRISLSNFDGPFDLLLNLISKHELDITEVSLSRVTNEFITYLKELDGDEELDQASEFLVVAATLLDMKVAGLLPQGELVDAESVALLEARDLLFARLLQYRAFKEVSAWFARSLQREDRRHVRAVPLDEKHRSKTPELVWTLSVDDFAALAMLAFAPKEIPTVGLDHLHAPLVSIREQAAVVVTLLRSAESLSFRELVSGIREPGIVVARFISVLELYRHAALSFEQLEPLGELTLRWSAESWSDEQLATLGADYDR from the coding sequence GTGGCGCCGTCGCCTGAGGACGTCCCGACCATCGAGCCGGCCACGGAGCCCGAAACCGGGTTCCGCATCTCGCTGTCGAACTTCGACGGCCCGTTCGACCTGCTGCTGAACCTGATCTCCAAGCACGAGCTCGACATCACAGAGGTGTCGCTGAGCCGCGTCACCAACGAGTTCATCACCTACCTGAAGGAGCTCGACGGCGACGAAGAGCTCGATCAGGCATCGGAGTTCCTGGTGGTCGCGGCGACCCTGCTGGACATGAAGGTGGCGGGGCTGCTCCCGCAGGGCGAGCTGGTGGATGCTGAATCCGTCGCCCTGCTCGAGGCACGCGACCTGCTGTTCGCACGTCTGCTGCAGTACCGCGCGTTCAAGGAGGTCTCCGCGTGGTTCGCGCGCAGCCTGCAGCGCGAGGACCGCCGCCACGTGCGGGCCGTGCCCCTGGACGAGAAGCACCGCAGCAAGACCCCTGAGCTGGTGTGGACACTCAGCGTGGACGACTTCGCAGCGCTGGCGATGCTCGCGTTCGCGCCGAAGGAGATCCCGACCGTCGGCCTCGACCACCTGCATGCGCCCTTGGTGAGCATCCGGGAGCAGGCGGCGGTCGTCGTCACCCTGCTGCGCAGCGCGGAGTCGCTCAGCTTCCGCGAGCTCGTCTCCGGCATCCGAGAGCCGGGCATCGTCGTCGCGCGGTTCATCTCGGTGCTCGAGCTGTACCGGCACGCAGCCCTCTCGTTCGAGCAGCTCGAGCCGCTCGGCGAGCTGACCCTGCGGTGGTCGGCGGAGAGCTGGTCGGACGAGCAGCTGGCGACCCTGGGAGCCGACTATGACCGCTGA
- the scpB gene encoding SMC-Scp complex subunit ScpB, producing the protein MENEIDVDPAAEAEIDTPLAERVEAMLLIVDEPIALVALAAAVHAPVPAVRQTLETLVEDYDGRGRGPRRGFELREVGGGWRLYVREDHDDLIADFIGGQAPARLSQAALETLAVIAYKQPVTRGQVASIRAVNVDSVVRTLLARGLITELFADSETGAINYGTTDDLLGHLGINSIDELPPISPLLDDGADGFDEGALR; encoded by the coding sequence ATGGAGAACGAGATCGACGTCGACCCGGCGGCCGAGGCAGAGATCGACACACCCCTCGCCGAGCGCGTCGAGGCGATGCTGTTGATCGTCGACGAGCCGATCGCGCTCGTCGCGCTGGCCGCGGCCGTGCACGCGCCGGTGCCGGCCGTGCGTCAGACGCTGGAGACGCTCGTCGAGGACTACGACGGGCGAGGCAGGGGACCGCGGCGCGGTTTCGAGCTGCGTGAGGTCGGCGGCGGCTGGCGACTCTATGTGCGCGAGGACCACGACGATCTGATCGCCGACTTCATCGGCGGACAGGCCCCCGCACGCCTCTCTCAGGCCGCTTTGGAGACCCTCGCCGTCATCGCCTACAAGCAGCCAGTGACCCGCGGGCAGGTGGCATCCATCCGCGCGGTGAACGTCGACTCCGTCGTGCGCACGCTGCTCGCCAGGGGGCTGATCACCGAGCTGTTCGCCGACTCCGAGACCGGCGCGATCAATTACGGCACCACCGACGACCTGCTCGGACACCTCGGCATCAACTCGATCGACGAACTGCCGCCGATCTCACCCCTGCTCGACGATGGCGCCGACGGATTCGACGAAGGAGCACTGCGATGA
- a CDS encoding pseudouridine synthase, with protein MNGENQERLPDGIRLQKALGNAGVASRRVIENYIVEGRIRVNGVVVTELGRRIDPEHDLIDVDGAAVQLDVSKRYVMLNKPTGVVSTMKDENGRPDLRQFTKDWEERLYNVGRLDAETSGLLILTNDGDLAHVLAHPSFGVTKVYIAKVDGLVTAQTISTLTKGIELEDGPIKADKARLLDASRGSSLVELTLHSGRNRIVRRMMAAVGHPVDELVRRQFGPLHLGTLPVGKTRELTKIELGALLTLSRQEPGENE; from the coding sequence ATGAACGGCGAGAACCAAGAGCGTCTGCCCGATGGCATTCGATTGCAGAAAGCGCTCGGCAATGCCGGCGTCGCTTCGCGTCGCGTGATCGAGAACTACATCGTCGAGGGACGCATCCGCGTCAACGGAGTCGTCGTCACCGAGCTCGGGCGACGCATCGATCCGGAGCACGACCTGATCGATGTCGACGGCGCGGCGGTGCAGCTCGACGTGTCGAAGCGATACGTCATGCTCAACAAGCCCACCGGCGTCGTCAGCACCATGAAGGACGAGAACGGGCGCCCCGACCTGCGGCAGTTCACGAAGGACTGGGAGGAGCGGCTGTACAATGTCGGGCGGCTCGATGCCGAGACCAGCGGCCTGCTGATCCTCACCAACGACGGCGACCTCGCGCACGTGCTCGCGCACCCCTCGTTCGGCGTAACCAAGGTGTACATCGCGAAGGTCGACGGCCTCGTCACCGCGCAGACGATCTCGACGCTCACCAAGGGGATCGAGCTCGAGGACGGACCGATCAAGGCCGACAAGGCGCGGCTGCTCGATGCGTCCCGCGGGTCCAGCCTTGTCGAGCTCACTCTGCACTCCGGACGCAACCGCATCGTGCGGCGGATGATGGCCGCTGTCGGTCATCCGGTCGATGAGCTGGTGCGACGCCAGTTCGGTCCGCTGCACCTGGGAACGCTCCCGGTCGGGAAGACCCGCGAACTGACTAAAATCGAACTTGGCGCGCTGCTGACTCTGTCGCGCCAGGAACCCGGGGAGAACGAGTGA
- a CDS encoding prephenate dehydrogenase, whose translation MSDSAGVRATQVAARLSGTVRVVGAGLLGASIGHALRAKGVDVVLADASPSQLRLAIDYGAGRAAREDDSPALIVVAVPPDVTADVIQAELAAHADAVVTDVASVKLQPFDELRRRGVDLARYIGSHPLAGRERGGAISARADLFVGRPWVVCRDGETRASDLALVEALALDVGAMPLEMTPEEHDRSVALTSHVPQVVASLLAARLADAEEGALRLAGQGVRDTTRIAASAPELWVQILGANAEPVVEVLDALAADLKSVSDALRAPDAPGARRVVADAIRQGNDGVERLPGKHGQNKRFETLVVMVDDTAGQLGRLFGELGELEVNVEDLRLEHSPGAQFGLAEISVAPAALRGAIEGLQERGWRIAGNTND comes from the coding sequence GTGAGCGATTCCGCTGGCGTGCGTGCGACGCAAGTCGCTGCGCGACTCTCGGGGACCGTTCGCGTCGTGGGCGCGGGGCTGCTGGGGGCGAGCATCGGACACGCCCTTCGCGCGAAGGGCGTCGACGTGGTGCTCGCCGACGCCTCGCCGTCGCAGCTGCGTCTCGCGATCGACTACGGCGCCGGGCGCGCCGCGCGCGAAGACGACAGCCCCGCGCTGATCGTGGTCGCTGTTCCGCCTGATGTCACGGCCGACGTCATCCAGGCCGAGCTCGCAGCGCATGCGGATGCTGTCGTCACCGACGTTGCCAGCGTGAAGCTGCAGCCCTTCGACGAACTGCGTCGCCGCGGTGTCGACCTGGCCCGCTACATCGGCTCGCACCCGCTCGCCGGACGTGAGCGGGGAGGTGCGATCTCGGCCCGCGCCGACCTGTTCGTCGGTCGTCCGTGGGTGGTCTGCCGTGATGGCGAGACCAGGGCATCCGACCTCGCCCTTGTCGAGGCGCTCGCCCTCGATGTCGGCGCGATGCCGCTGGAGATGACGCCGGAAGAGCACGACCGCTCGGTCGCGCTGACCTCGCACGTGCCGCAGGTGGTGGCGAGTCTGCTCGCCGCCCGCCTCGCGGATGCGGAGGAGGGGGCGCTGCGGCTCGCCGGTCAGGGCGTGCGTGACACCACGCGCATCGCTGCGTCTGCTCCCGAGCTGTGGGTGCAGATCCTCGGTGCGAATGCCGAGCCGGTCGTCGAGGTGCTCGACGCGCTGGCCGCAGACCTGAAGAGCGTGTCTGACGCGCTGCGCGCGCCGGATGCGCCCGGTGCCAGGCGCGTGGTGGCGGATGCCATCCGGCAGGGCAATGATGGGGTCGAGAGACTGCCCGGCAAGCACGGTCAGAACAAGCGCTTCGAGACACTGGTCGTCATGGTCGACGACACCGCCGGTCAGCTGGGGCGCCTGTTCGGCGAACTCGGCGAGCTGGAGGTCAACGTGGAGGATCTGCGTCTGGAGCACTCTCCTGGCGCCCAGTTCGGTCTGGCCGAGATCAGCGTGGCACCGGCCGCGCTGCGCGGTGCGATCGAAGGACTTCAGGAACGCGGCTGGCGGATTGCAGGCAACACCAATGACTAG